From Eriocheir sinensis breed Jianghai 21 unplaced genomic scaffold, ASM2467909v1 Scaffold356, whole genome shotgun sequence, the proteins below share one genomic window:
- the LOC126991878 gene encoding uncharacterized protein LOC126991878: MEVWPGLYTHLTSQLMALARGKVVLVLEVWPGLYTHLTSQLMALVWGKVVLVLEVWPGLYTHLTSQLMALARGKVALVLEVWPGLYTHLTSQLARGKVALVLEVWPGLYTHLTSQLMALAWGKVVLVLEVWPGLYTHLTSQLMALAWGKVVLVLEVTSLTSPKHCGRN; the protein is encoded by the coding sequence atggaggtgtggccaggcctgtacacacacctcacctcccagctgatggccctggcgcggggcaaggtggtgctggtgctggaggtgtggccaggcctgtacacacacctcacctcccagctgatggccctggtgtggggcaaggtggtgctggtgctggaggtgtggccaggcctgtacacacacctcacctcccagctgatggccctggcgcggggcaaggtggcgctggtgctggaggtgtggccaggcctgtacacacacctcacctcccagctggcgcggggcaaggtggcgctggtgctggaggtgtggccaggcctgtacacacacctcacctcccagctgatggccctggcgtggggcaaggtggtgctggtgctggaggtgtggccaggcctgtacacacacctcacctcccagctgatggccctggcgtggggcaaggtggtgctggtgctggaggtgaccAGTCTGACCTCACCCAAACATTGTGGCAGGAACTGA